The Sphaerospermopsis torques-reginae ITEP-024 genome has a window encoding:
- a CDS encoding type II toxin-antitoxin system HicB family antitoxin: protein MRYQVKLNKIDQVYAIWCPALPGCWTVGDTEQEALEKIKDVIKDYLQGFDEVAKNAEFYYIDVQ from the coding sequence ATGCGCTATCAAGTCAAGTTGAACAAAATAGATCAAGTTTATGCTATTTGGTGTCCTGCATTACCCGGATGCTGGACTGTAGGTGATACAGAACAAGAAGCACTGGAAAAAATCAAAGATGTCATTAAAGACTACTTACAAGGATTTGATGAAGTTGCTAAAAATGCCGAATTTTATTATATAGATGTGCAGTAA